The genomic stretch AAGAACGGCAAAGAGAAGAACGGCAATAACAAAAAGCGCGCCTAGGAAACGCATGCTGCATTGCAAAAGGGGCCGTCTCTTGTGCTGACGGCCCCCTCAATGAAGCGAATGAATCTTTATTTCTTCGGCGTAGGTGATGCAGCCGGGGTTGGTGACGAAGTTGCACCACCTGCTGGAGTCTTGTCCGGCGCGGCTCCTGGAGCAGGAACTTTGTCAGGCGGCGGGTTCTTTTCTTTGATCGATACCAATTCCACTTCAAAGATCAGTGTGGCGTTGGGACCAATAGGTCCTCCCGGCGTGCCGCGAGGTCCGTAAGCCAGATCAGGGGGAATGAACAGCTGCCATTTTGAACCCACGGGCATCAGTTGCAGCGCTTCCGTCCAGCCCTTGATAACGCCGGTGACCGGAAATGTTGCCGGCTCTCCGCGTTTATAGGAGCTATCAAATTCTGTGCCGTTGATCAGCGTGCCTTTATAGTTGCATACCACGCTGTCCGTAGCAGTCGGCTTGGGGCCGCTGCCTTCCTTCAGAATCTTGTACTGCAAGCCGCTGGGAAGCGTTACAACGCCTTGCTTGGTCTTGTTGGCGGCCAAAAACGCATCGCCTTCCTTCTTGTTGGCCTCACCCTCTTGCGCGGCTTTGGCCTGCTGCTTTTCCTGCATTTCCTTCTGCAGTTGCATGAGCGCGGAGCGCGCTTCGTCTTCCGTCAGCAATGTTTTGCCGCCAGCCAATGCATCTTTCATGCCCTGGATCAGCGCGGCGCTATCCACGTCAATTGCCTGGCGATGCAGGCCCGTGCCCCAGTTCATGCCTATTGCGTAGCTGGCTTTCTGCTTGCTGGTAGTGAGCGCAGTAACGGCCTCTTCCTTGGTCGCTGTGCCGGTTTTCTTGGCGGTGGGTGGAGATTTCTTGGCTGCAGGCGCAGCCGGCTTCTTGGCCGGCTGAGTCTGGCTTGGGGCCGCGGATGTTTGCGCTACCGCGTTTCCCAGCAGTACCACCCCAGCGGCCAACATGGTTCTTACTACGATCAAAAGTTTTTTCATGGTTCTATTGTCACATTGCTCTAAAAACAGCGCAAATCCCGGGCCAACCGGCCGAGACAGGCCGGCATCCTTGTCAGTGTGCGATTTCAAAAGGCAAAAACGCTCCATGTTCTTGCCGTAACCGCAGCGTGCTGCTTGCTGCTTCTGATTGTTGCAGGCTTGGTTGTTCCGTCTCGCAGCGCTTTCGCGCAAAGCTCCTCGCCCACGCCGACTCCGACCGTTTCTCCGACTCCGGACTTTGCGCCGACACCCAGCCCAACTC from Terriglobia bacterium encodes the following:
- a CDS encoding FKBP-type peptidyl-prolyl cis-trans isomerase, whose protein sequence is MLAAGVVLLGNAVAQTSAAPSQTQPAKKPAAPAAKKSPPTAKKTGTATKEEAVTALTTSKQKASYAIGMNWGTGLHRQAIDVDSAALIQGMKDALAGGKTLLTEDEARSALMQLQKEMQEKQQAKAAQEGEANKKEGDAFLAANKTKQGVVTLPSGLQYKILKEGSGPKPTATDSVVCNYKGTLINGTEFDSSYKRGEPATFPVTGVIKGWTEALQLMPVGSKWQLFIPPDLAYGPRGTPGGPIGPNATLIFEVELVSIKEKNPPPDKVPAPGAAPDKTPAGGATSSPTPAASPTPKK